In the genome of Candidatus Palauibacter scopulicola, one region contains:
- a CDS encoding MerR family transcriptional regulator, translating to MRSYTARELEEETGFSRRTIAYYVQVGLLPRVGRRGPKTRYPKLVRDRLLFIRRVREAEGAGRVPATPLREIGAVFEGSSPELIAGVADGRIAVTADLLSAGSAETDSRLRTEDVAERHEAPVAFAAPRARHAALEDRLMVREEEAYWAHEGRAASLKADMAEAPYAAPRARRDVDDSELAGLLTALRDVTSREIAPGNVETWSRIEIAPGVALSVRDIADEHAALLDAVARQLRHLLSDG from the coding sequence ATGCGCAGTTACACGGCCCGGGAGTTGGAGGAGGAGACGGGGTTCAGCCGGCGGACGATCGCGTACTACGTGCAGGTCGGACTCCTTCCGCGCGTCGGCCGCAGGGGGCCGAAGACCCGCTATCCCAAGCTCGTGCGGGACCGCCTCCTCTTCATTCGGCGGGTCCGCGAGGCGGAGGGGGCGGGGAGGGTGCCGGCGACCCCGCTCCGCGAGATCGGCGCGGTGTTCGAGGGATCGTCGCCGGAACTGATCGCGGGCGTGGCGGACGGACGAATCGCCGTGACCGCCGACCTCCTCTCCGCCGGGTCCGCCGAAACGGATTCGCGGCTACGAACGGAGGACGTGGCGGAACGGCACGAGGCGCCGGTCGCTTTCGCCGCCCCGCGGGCGCGGCACGCGGCCCTCGAGGACAGGCTGATGGTACGGGAGGAGGAAGCGTACTGGGCTCACGAAGGCCGCGCCGCGTCTCTCAAGGCGGACATGGCCGAGGCGCCCTACGCGGCCCCGCGAGCACGTCGAGATGTCGATGATTCGGAGTTGGCCGGTTTGCTCACGGCTCTCCGGGACGTAACGAGTCGGGAGATTGCGCCTGGAAATGTGGAGACCTGGTCCCGTATCGAAATCGCGCCCGGAGTCGCGCTTTCTGTGCGCGACATCGCCGACGAGCACGCGGC
- a CDS encoding DUF6569 family protein, translating into MNQITTAIAGLDIGEPIFRGGLTVFPLLSPEISDLDYLLLGDGLREGRVTVREVSMGGSVPDLEVENRADRPLLIVDGEELVGAKQNRVANLTLLLPAGKTTVIPVSCVEQGRWSYDSPGFQVTNRMHFASGRAERYASVQQSMRSEGTRRSDQSRVWSSIDDKAVAMDAPSETGAMSEIFERHAATLDDYVREVEAAPDQLGAIFAVAGGSYGLDLFDRHATLAAFLPRLVRSYGVDALERRTEGDTAAPASAARKFLDRLRAGSFDDHPAVGLGRDVGIAAERAIGGALVVDDTIVHLTGFSNPRAGHAERDGERVYANYRQRRDALHRRQSDVA; encoded by the coding sequence ATGAACCAGATCACGACCGCCATCGCCGGCCTCGACATCGGCGAACCGATCTTCCGCGGCGGCCTCACGGTGTTCCCCCTCCTTTCGCCGGAGATCTCGGACCTCGATTACCTGCTGCTGGGAGACGGGCTTCGCGAGGGCCGGGTCACGGTGCGCGAGGTGTCGATGGGGGGCAGTGTCCCCGACCTCGAGGTGGAGAACCGCGCCGACCGTCCCCTGCTCATCGTGGACGGCGAGGAACTCGTCGGCGCCAAGCAGAATCGGGTCGCCAACCTCACGCTGCTCCTCCCCGCCGGGAAGACGACGGTCATCCCGGTTTCGTGCGTGGAACAGGGCCGCTGGTCGTACGACAGCCCCGGATTCCAGGTGACGAACCGGATGCACTTCGCCAGCGGCCGGGCGGAGCGGTACGCGAGCGTGCAGCAGTCGATGCGCAGCGAGGGGACGCGGCGCTCCGATCAGAGCCGGGTGTGGAGTTCGATCGACGACAAGGCGGTGGCGATGGACGCACCTTCGGAGACCGGCGCCATGAGCGAGATCTTCGAGCGTCACGCGGCGACGCTGGACGACTACGTCCGGGAGGTGGAGGCCGCTCCGGATCAACTCGGCGCCATCTTCGCGGTGGCGGGCGGCAGCTACGGGCTGGACCTCTTCGACCGTCACGCCACCCTCGCCGCGTTCCTCCCCAGGCTGGTGCGAAGCTACGGCGTCGACGCGCTGGAACGGCGCACGGAGGGGGACACGGCGGCGCCGGCCTCCGCGGCGCGGAAGTTCCTCGACCGCCTGCGGGCGGGCTCGTTCGATGACCACCCCGCGGTCGGGCTCGGGCGCGATGTGGGCATCGCCGCCGAACGCGCCATCGGAGGCGCGCTCGTCGTGGACGACACCATCGTGCACCTCACGGGGTTCTCCAACCCCCGGGCCGGCCACGCCGAGCGTGACGGCGAACGGGTGTACGCGAACTACCGCCAGAGGCGCGACGCCCTCCACCGGCGTCAGAGCGATGTCGCTTGA
- a CDS encoding PIN domain-containing protein has translation MIHLDTSFLILALDAGSPQSRELNAWLHAGVTLGMSAVAWTEFLCGPLSTSQLATADSIVGPRADYTGADAAVAAQLFNETGRRRGTLRDCMIAAVALRDGARLATGDEADFRRFEPLGLKLA, from the coding sequence ATGATTCACCTGGACACCAGCTTCCTGATTCTCGCGCTAGACGCCGGATCGCCGCAGTCACGGGAGTTGAACGCCTGGCTTCACGCGGGAGTGACGCTCGGGATGAGCGCCGTCGCGTGGACCGAGTTCCTGTGCGGACCTTTGTCGACCTCCCAGTTGGCGACGGCTGACAGCATCGTTGGCCCTCGCGCCGACTACACGGGCGCGGATGCCGCGGTCGCCGCGCAATTGTTCAACGAGACCGGGCGGCGGCGTGGGACGTTGCGCGACTGCATGATCGCGGCGGTGGCGTTGCGCGATGGGGCGCGACTCGCCACGGGCGATGAGGCCGACTTCCGCCGGTTCGAACCTCTCGGTCTGAAGTTGGCCTGA
- a CDS encoding MFS transporter, with protein sequence MDLRLPFFAAAGLALVNALYGVFVLPESLPPEKRDAFSWLKANPIGSLFVLRSYPLVAGLAVSFVFMILAQRGLETVWVLYTGHKFGWDELANGLSLALVGLMAALVQGVLVQPVIKRTGERRAILGGLALAVVTYLGYGLATQGWMLIAFIIFGSIGGVAGPALQSLVAGAVEPQDQGKVQGGLQSLMSLTSILSPLIFTSLLFSYFTSPAAPVELPGAPFLLGAVMYATAFVLVLRLFRRIPPTG encoded by the coding sequence ATCGACCTTCGCCTCCCCTTCTTCGCCGCGGCGGGCCTCGCCCTCGTGAACGCGCTGTACGGCGTCTTCGTCCTCCCCGAATCGCTGCCGCCGGAGAAGCGCGACGCCTTCAGCTGGCTCAAGGCCAACCCGATCGGGAGCCTGTTCGTGCTGCGCTCGTACCCGCTGGTCGCCGGCCTCGCCGTGTCCTTCGTGTTCATGATCCTCGCCCAGCGCGGCCTGGAGACCGTGTGGGTGCTCTACACGGGCCACAAGTTCGGCTGGGATGAACTCGCCAACGGACTGTCGCTGGCGCTCGTGGGACTCATGGCGGCCCTCGTCCAGGGCGTCCTGGTTCAGCCCGTGATCAAACGCACCGGGGAGCGCCGCGCGATCCTCGGAGGGCTCGCGCTGGCCGTGGTCACCTACCTGGGCTACGGCCTCGCCACGCAGGGGTGGATGCTCATCGCCTTCATCATCTTCGGCTCCATCGGAGGCGTCGCGGGCCCCGCGCTCCAGAGCCTCGTGGCCGGAGCCGTGGAGCCGCAGGACCAGGGGAAGGTACAGGGCGGCCTACAGTCGCTCATGAGCCTGACGAGCATCCTGAGCCCCCTGATCTTCACCAGCCTCCTGTTCAGCTACTTCACGTCACCCGCCGCCCCGGTGGAGTTGCCGGGCGCGCCCTTCCTGCTCGGCGCCGTGATGTACGCCACGGCCTTCGTGCTCGTGCTCCGCCTCTTCCGCCGCATCCCGCCCACCGGATAG
- a CDS encoding type II toxin-antitoxin system VapC family toxin has translation MIVVDTNVMMSFVFGGTDGAAAADLLRKDPEWAAPVILLSELRNALLGVVRRGVATSAQVKAMGDDAAHVLGSRIVGVPGGLVIDIALECGLTAYDAEFVAVARALGVRLATLDRQVLRVAPDVAVSLRDLGRPGAERSAT, from the coding sequence ATGATCGTCGTCGACACCAACGTGATGATGAGCTTCGTCTTTGGCGGAACGGACGGGGCCGCTGCCGCCGACCTCCTCAGGAAGGATCCGGAATGGGCCGCCCCTGTCATTCTCCTGAGCGAGTTGCGCAACGCTCTGCTCGGAGTCGTGCGTCGCGGCGTCGCGACGTCCGCGCAGGTCAAGGCGATGGGTGACGACGCGGCGCACGTACTCGGGAGCAGAATCGTCGGCGTCCCCGGCGGGCTGGTGATCGATATCGCTCTCGAGTGCGGCCTCACGGCCTACGATGCCGAGTTCGTGGCCGTGGCGCGCGCCCTGGGGGTCCGCCTGGCAACGTTGGACCGCCAGGTCCTGCGAGTAGCGCCGGACGTTGCCGTATCGCTGCGGGACCTGGGTCGCCCGGGAGCCGAGAGGAGTGCGACGTGA